From the Streptomyces syringium genome, one window contains:
- the rplL gene encoding 50S ribosomal protein L7/L12 translates to MAKLSQDDLLAQFEDMTLIELSAFVKAFEEKFDVTAAAPVAVAAAGGAAGGAAEAVEEQDEFDVILTAAGDKKIQVIKVVRELTSLGLKEAKDLVDGTPKPVLEKVAKDAAEKAAEALKGAGASVEVK, encoded by the coding sequence ATGGCGAAGCTCAGCCAGGACGACCTGCTCGCGCAGTTCGAGGACATGACCCTCATCGAGCTCTCCGCGTTCGTGAAGGCGTTCGAGGAGAAGTTCGACGTCACCGCCGCCGCCCCGGTCGCCGTTGCCGCCGCCGGTGGTGCCGCTGGTGGCGCCGCCGAGGCCGTCGAGGAGCAGGACGAGTTCGACGTCATCCTCACCGCCGCCGGTGACAAGAAGATCCAGGTCATCAAGGTCGTGCGTGAGCTGACCTCCCTGGGCCTGAAGGAGGCCAAGGACCTCGTCGACGGCACCCCGAAGCCGGTCCTCGAGAAGGTCGCCAAGGACGCCGCGGAGAAGGCCGCCGAGGCCCTCAAGGGCGCCGGCGCCTCCGTCGAGGTCAAGTGA
- a CDS encoding phage tail protein — MLPDTIPTVTVTARYLTPDGLALTGNVIFQAPTLLTHTGSDVILGGPIVAQLDADGRIKAALPATDAPGMNPAKWQYTVTEQLSGLPVNRTYNIVLPASQATVDLADIAPVNPEAPEYVAVPGPPGPAGAPGPAGPAGAPGLVRSVNGKSTADITLAAADVKAVPAASVGVANGVAGLDATGKVPAAQLPPGAVAPVSSVNGKKGAVVLTAADVGALDQAAGDLRYAKPADFPVQSVNGATGKIVLTANEVNAVPVDTAVLLSGSQTIEGTKTFMTPPMSMGAPTNGGHLVRKDYVDLVSSPGTWGPTDLGFKAWTFDPATASMSTSTEKTQAPQYCSTGNVYLMGVVFHTPTEISKLAFYCHGYVGNTLSTASYAGLYNAAGARVAVTPSLKDIFPAVHEGSTVAFPLTASYVAQPGKYWVAFVFNGPATKTDGPGFAAGSNFGLRPSCAARMPGEFVRHGRLPATGQTSLPASFTPSSVIDDANAIWAAVA; from the coding sequence GTGTTGCCCGACACCATCCCCACGGTGACCGTCACCGCCCGCTACCTCACCCCGGACGGACTGGCCCTCACCGGCAACGTCATCTTCCAGGCGCCGACGCTGCTGACGCACACCGGCAGCGACGTCATCCTCGGCGGCCCGATCGTCGCCCAGCTCGACGCGGACGGCCGGATCAAGGCCGCCCTGCCCGCCACGGACGCCCCGGGCATGAACCCGGCGAAGTGGCAGTACACCGTCACCGAGCAGCTGTCCGGGCTGCCGGTGAACCGCACGTACAACATCGTGCTCCCGGCCTCCCAGGCGACCGTCGACCTCGCCGACATCGCCCCGGTCAACCCCGAGGCCCCCGAGTACGTCGCCGTCCCGGGCCCGCCCGGCCCGGCCGGCGCCCCGGGCCCGGCGGGTCCGGCGGGCGCGCCGGGGCTCGTCCGGTCCGTCAACGGCAAGAGCACCGCGGACATCACCCTCGCGGCCGCCGACGTGAAGGCGGTCCCGGCCGCGTCGGTCGGCGTGGCGAACGGTGTCGCGGGCCTCGACGCGACCGGCAAGGTCCCGGCCGCGCAGCTGCCGCCGGGCGCGGTCGCCCCGGTGTCGTCCGTCAACGGCAAGAAGGGCGCGGTCGTCCTGACCGCCGCCGACGTCGGCGCGCTCGACCAGGCGGCGGGTGACCTGCGGTACGCGAAGCCGGCGGACTTCCCCGTCCAGTCCGTCAACGGCGCGACGGGCAAGATCGTACTGACGGCCAACGAGGTCAACGCCGTCCCGGTGGACACGGCGGTGCTGCTGAGCGGCTCGCAGACCATCGAGGGCACGAAGACCTTCATGACGCCGCCGATGTCGATGGGCGCGCCGACCAATGGTGGTCACCTGGTCCGCAAGGACTACGTGGACCTGGTGTCCAGCCCCGGCACCTGGGGGCCGACGGACCTCGGCTTCAAGGCCTGGACGTTCGACCCGGCCACGGCGTCGATGTCGACGTCCACCGAGAAGACCCAGGCACCGCAGTACTGCTCGACCGGCAACGTGTACCTGATGGGTGTCGTCTTCCACACCCCCACGGAGATCAGCAAGCTGGCGTTCTACTGCCACGGCTACGTGGGCAACACCCTCAGCACCGCCTCGTACGCGGGCCTGTACAACGCCGCCGGCGCCCGGGTGGCCGTGACCCCGTCGCTGAAGGACATCTTCCCGGCGGTGCACGAGGGCTCCACCGTCGCCTTCCCCCTCACCGCGTCCTACGTCGCGCAGCCCGGGAAGTACTGGGTCGCCTTCGTCTTCAACGGGCCGGCCACCAAGACCGACGGACCGGGCTTCGCCGCCGGGTCCAACTTCGGCCTCCGCCCGTCCTGTGCCGCCCGCATGCCGGGCGAGTTCGTCCGGCACGGCCGCCTCCCCGCGACGGGCCAGACCTCGCTGCCCGCCTCCTTCACCCCGTCGTCCGTCATCGACGACGCCAACGCCATCTGGGCCGCGGTCGCCTAG
- a CDS encoding peptidoglycan-binding protein, protein MATPLSADQFVAALRAEGVNVVEVGGWREHNRNHKGAWGPVNGVIIHHTVTSGTQGSVDLCYEGYDELPGPLCHGVIDKAGTVHLVGNGRTNHAGSGDSDVLGAVVAETALPRPTAMDTDGNARFYGFECINLGDGDDPWPAAQLEAIERVSAALCRAHGWSSASVIGHKEWTNDKIDPVGFSMDGMRGKIAGRLGSAPGKPAEGKPSKDTQPYTVQPGDTLTGIAESHATNVPRLVSLNGIKDPDVLHPGQELKVPAAGNSYEPFPGADFFKSGPDSPVVTAMGRRLVAEGCSAYAEGPGSRWTDADRDSYAKWQRKLGFSSSDADGWPGRNSWDALKVPRSS, encoded by the coding sequence ATGGCTACTCCCCTCTCCGCCGACCAGTTCGTCGCCGCCCTCCGCGCCGAGGGGGTGAACGTCGTCGAGGTCGGCGGCTGGCGTGAGCACAACCGCAATCACAAGGGCGCCTGGGGGCCGGTCAACGGCGTGATCATCCATCACACCGTGACCAGCGGCACCCAGGGCAGCGTCGACCTCTGCTACGAGGGCTACGACGAGCTGCCCGGCCCGCTCTGCCACGGTGTCATCGACAAGGCCGGCACCGTCCACCTCGTCGGCAACGGCCGCACCAACCACGCCGGCAGCGGCGACAGCGACGTCCTCGGCGCCGTGGTCGCCGAGACCGCCCTGCCCCGCCCCACGGCGATGGACACCGACGGCAACGCGCGCTTCTACGGCTTCGAGTGCATCAACCTCGGGGACGGCGACGACCCGTGGCCCGCCGCCCAGTTGGAGGCCATCGAGCGGGTGTCCGCCGCCCTCTGCCGCGCGCACGGCTGGAGCTCCGCGTCCGTCATCGGGCACAAGGAGTGGACCAACGACAAGATCGACCCGGTCGGCTTCTCCATGGACGGCATGCGCGGCAAGATCGCGGGCCGTCTCGGCTCCGCGCCGGGCAAGCCGGCCGAGGGCAAGCCCTCCAAGGACACCCAGCCCTACACGGTCCAGCCCGGCGACACCCTCACCGGCATCGCCGAGTCCCACGCCACGAACGTCCCCCGCCTCGTGAGCCTCAATGGCATCAAGGACCCCGATGTCCTGCACCCCGGCCAGGAGCTGAAGGTCCCTGCCGCGGGCAACTCCTACGAGCCCTTCCCCGGCGCCGACTTCTTCAAGAGCGGGCCCGACTCCCCCGTCGTCACCGCCATGGGCCGCCGTCTCGTCGCCGAGGGCTGCTCCGCGTACGCCGAGGGCCCCGGCTCCCGGTGGACCGACGCCGACCGGGACTCCTACGCGAAGTGGCAGCGCAAGCTCGGCTTCAGCAGCTCCGACGCCGACGGCTGGCCGGGCCGGAACTCCTGGGACGCGCTCAAGGTCCCGCGCTCCTCCTGA
- the rpoB gene encoding DNA-directed RNA polymerase subunit beta, whose amino-acid sequence MAASRNASTANTNNGASTAPLRISFAKIKEPLEVPNLLALQTESFDWLLGNAAWKARVEAALDSGQDVPTKSGLEEIFEEISPIEDFSGSMSLTFRDHRFEPPKNSIDECKERDFTYAAPLFVTAEFTNNETGEIKSQTVFMGDFPLMTNKGTFCINGTERVVVSQLVRSPGVYFDSSIDKTSDKDIFSARVIPSRGAWLELEVDKRDLVGVRIDRKRKQSVTVLLKALGWTTEQILEEFGEYESMRATLEKDHTQGQDDALLDIYRKLRPGEPPTREAAQTLLENLYFNPKRYDLAKVGRYKANKKLGADQPLDAGVLTVDDIIATIKYLVKLHAGETETVGQNGTTIVVETDDIDHFGNRRLRNVGELIQNQVRTGLARMERVVRERMTTQDVEAITPQTLINIRPVVASIKEFFGTSQLSQFMDQTNPLSGLTHKRRLSALGPGGLSRERAGFEVRDVHPSHYGRMCPIETPEGPNIGLIGSLASYGRVNAFGFVETPYRKVVDGVVTDQVDFLTADEEDRFVIAQANAPLTDENTYAEDRVLVRRRGGEIDYVPGTDIDYMDVSPRQMVSVATAMIPFLEHDDANRALMGSNMMRQAVPLIKAEAPLVGTGMEYRCAVDAGDVIKAEKDGVVQEVSADYVTVANDDGTYNTYRVAKFSRSNQGTSFNQKVVVDEGARVITGQVLADGPSTDEGEMALGKNLLVAFMPWEGHNYEDAIILSQRLVQDDVLSSIHIEEHEVDARDTKLGPEEITRDIPNVSEEVLADLDERGIIRIGAEVVAGDILVGKVTPKGETELTPEERLLRAIFGEKAREVRDTSLKVPHGEIGKVIGVRVFDREEGDELPPGVNQLVRVYVAQKRKITDGDKLAGRHGNKGVISKILPVEDMPFLEDGTPVDIILNPLGVPSRMNPGQVLEIHLGWLASRGWKVEGDEDWMKRLQAIGADDVAAGTNVATPVFDGAREDEIAGLFESTIPNRDGDRLVLPSGKARMFDGRSGEPFPDPISVGYMYILKLHHLVDDKLHARSTGPYSMITQQPLGGKAQFGGQRFGEMEVWALEAYGAAYALQELLTIKSDDVTGRVKVYEAIVKGENIPEPGIPESFKVLIKEMQSLCLNVEVLSSDGMSIEMRDTDEDVFRAAEELGIDLSRREPSSVEEV is encoded by the coding sequence TTGGCCGCCTCGCGCAACGCCTCGACTGCCAATACGAACAACGGCGCCAGCACCGCCCCGCTGCGCATCTCTTTTGCGAAGATCAAGGAGCCCCTCGAGGTTCCGAACCTCCTTGCGCTGCAGACCGAGAGCTTCGACTGGCTGCTCGGCAACGCCGCCTGGAAGGCTCGCGTCGAGGCTGCGCTGGACAGTGGTCAAGACGTCCCCACCAAGTCCGGTCTGGAGGAGATCTTCGAAGAGATCTCCCCGATCGAGGACTTCTCCGGGTCGATGTCGCTGACCTTCCGCGACCACCGTTTCGAGCCGCCGAAGAACTCCATCGACGAGTGCAAGGAGCGCGACTTCACGTACGCGGCCCCGCTCTTCGTCACCGCGGAGTTCACCAACAACGAGACCGGTGAGATCAAGTCTCAGACGGTCTTCATGGGCGACTTCCCGCTCATGACCAACAAGGGCACCTTCTGCATCAACGGCACCGAGCGTGTCGTCGTGTCGCAGCTGGTCCGCTCGCCTGGTGTCTACTTCGACTCCTCCATCGACAAGACGTCCGACAAGGACATCTTCTCCGCCCGGGTGATCCCCTCCCGCGGTGCGTGGCTGGAGCTCGAGGTCGACAAGCGCGACCTGGTCGGTGTCCGCATCGACCGCAAGCGCAAGCAGTCCGTGACCGTTCTCCTGAAGGCTCTCGGTTGGACGACCGAGCAGATCCTCGAGGAGTTCGGCGAGTACGAGTCGATGCGCGCCACCCTGGAGAAGGACCACACCCAGGGCCAGGACGACGCGCTGCTCGACATCTACCGCAAGCTGCGTCCGGGCGAGCCGCCGACCCGTGAGGCCGCGCAGACGCTGCTCGAGAACCTCTACTTCAACCCCAAGCGCTACGACCTCGCGAAGGTCGGCCGCTACAAGGCCAACAAGAAGCTCGGTGCGGACCAGCCGCTCGATGCCGGTGTGCTGACCGTCGACGACATCATCGCGACGATCAAGTACCTGGTGAAGCTGCACGCCGGCGAGACGGAGACCGTGGGCCAGAACGGCACCACGATCGTCGTCGAGACCGACGACATCGACCACTTCGGCAACCGTCGTCTGCGCAACGTCGGCGAGCTCATCCAGAACCAGGTCCGCACGGGTCTGGCTCGTATGGAGCGCGTCGTCCGCGAGCGGATGACCACCCAGGACGTCGAGGCGATCACGCCGCAGACCCTGATCAACATCCGGCCGGTCGTCGCCTCCATCAAGGAGTTCTTCGGCACCAGCCAGCTGTCCCAGTTCATGGACCAGACGAACCCGCTGTCGGGCCTGACCCACAAGCGTCGTCTGTCCGCGCTGGGCCCCGGTGGTCTGTCCCGTGAGCGGGCCGGCTTCGAGGTCCGAGACGTTCACCCGTCGCACTACGGCCGCATGTGCCCGATCGAGACGCCCGAAGGCCCGAACATCGGTCTGATCGGCTCGCTCGCCTCGTACGGCCGCGTCAACGCGTTCGGTTTCGTCGAGACCCCGTACCGCAAGGTCGTCGACGGTGTCGTCACCGACCAGGTGGACTTCCTCACCGCCGACGAGGAGGACCGCTTCGTCATCGCGCAGGCGAACGCCCCGCTGACGGACGAGAACACCTACGCCGAGGACCGCGTCCTGGTCCGCCGTCGTGGCGGCGAGATCGACTACGTGCCCGGCACGGACATCGACTACATGGACGTCTCCCCGCGCCAGATGGTGTCGGTCGCGACCGCCATGATCCCGTTCCTCGAGCACGACGACGCCAACCGCGCGCTCATGGGATCGAACATGATGCGCCAGGCCGTTCCGCTGATCAAGGCGGAGGCCCCGCTGGTCGGCACCGGCATGGAGTACCGCTGTGCGGTCGACGCCGGTGACGTCATCAAGGCCGAGAAGGACGGTGTGGTCCAGGAGGTCTCCGCGGACTACGTCACCGTCGCCAACGACGACGGCACGTACAACACGTACCGGGTCGCGAAGTTCTCCCGCTCGAACCAGGGCACGTCCTTCAACCAGAAGGTCGTCGTGGACGAGGGCGCCCGCGTGATCACCGGTCAGGTGCTCGCCGACGGCCCGTCCACGGACGAGGGCGAGATGGCGCTCGGCAAGAACCTCCTCGTGGCGTTCATGCCGTGGGAAGGCCACAACTACGAGGACGCGATCATCCTGTCGCAGCGCCTCGTGCAGGACGACGTCCTCTCCTCGATCCACATCGAGGAGCACGAGGTCGACGCCCGTGACACCAAGCTGGGCCCCGAGGAGATCACCCGGGACATCCCGAACGTCTCCGAGGAGGTCCTCGCCGACCTCGACGAGCGCGGCATCATCCGCATCGGTGCCGAGGTCGTCGCCGGCGACATCCTCGTCGGCAAGGTCACGCCCAAGGGTGAGACCGAGCTGACCCCGGAGGAGCGCCTGCTCCGCGCGATCTTCGGTGAGAAGGCCCGTGAGGTCCGTGACACCTCGCTGAAGGTCCCGCACGGCGAGATCGGCAAGGTCATCGGCGTCCGCGTCTTCGACCGCGAAGAGGGCGACGAGCTGCCCCCGGGCGTGAACCAGCTGGTCCGCGTCTACGTGGCGCAGAAGCGCAAGATCACCGATGGTGACAAGCTCGCCGGCCGTCACGGCAACAAGGGCGTCATCTCGAAGATCCTGCCCGTCGAGGACATGCCGTTCCTCGAGGACGGCACCCCGGTCGACATCATCCTCAACCCGCTCGGTGTCCCGTCCCGAATGAACCCGGGACAGGTCCTCGAGATCCACCTCGGCTGGCTCGCCAGCCGCGGCTGGAAGGTCGAGGGCGACGAGGACTGGATGAAGCGTCTGCAGGCGATCGGCGCCGACGATGTCGCCGCCGGCACCAACGTCGCGACCCCGGTCTTCGACGGCGCCCGCGAGGACGAGATCGCCGGTCTCTTCGAGTCCACGATCCCCAACCGTGACGGTGACCGTCTGGTCCTGCCCTCGGGCAAGGCCCGGATGTTCGACGGCCGCTCCGGCGAGCCGTTCCCGGACCCGATCTCGGTCGGGTACATGTACATCCTCAAGCTGCACCACCTGGTCGACGACAAGCTGCACGCCCGTTCGACCGGTCCGTACTCGATGATCACTCAGCAGCCGCTGGGTGGTAAGGCTCAGTTCGGTGGCCAGCGCTTCGGTGAGATGGAGGTGTGGGCGCTGGAGGCATACGGCGCCGCATACGCCCTCCAGGAGCTGCTGACCATCAAGTCCGACGACGTCACCGGCCGCGTGAAGGTCTACGAGGCCATCGTCAAGGGCGAGAACATCCCCGAGCCCGGCATTCCCGAGTCCTTCAAGGTGCTCATCAAGGAAATGCAGTCCCTGTGCCTCAACGTGGAGGTGCTGTCCTCGGACGGCATGTCCATCGAGATGCGCGACACGGACGAGGACGTCTTCCGCGCTGCGGAAGAGCTCGGTATCGACCTGTCCCGGCGCGAGCCGAGCAGCGTCGAAGAGGTCTGA
- a CDS encoding DNA-directed RNA polymerase subunit beta', translating to MLDVNFFDELRIGLATADDIRTWSHGEVKKPETINYRTLKPEKDGLFCEKIFGPTRDWECYCGKYKRVRFKGIICERCGVEVTRAKVRRERMGHIELAAPVTHIWYFKGVPSRLGYLLDLAPKDLEKVIYFAAYMITWVDEERRTRDLPSLEAHVSVERQQIEQRRDADLEARAKKLESDLAELEAEGAKADVRRKVREGAEREMKQLRDRAQREIDRLDEVWSRFKNLKVQDLEGDELLYRELRDRFGTYFMGAMGAAALQKRLESFDLDEEAERLREIIRTGKGQKKTRALKRLKVVSAFLQTRNSPSGMVLDCIPVIPPDLRPMVQLDGGRFATSDLNDLYRRVINRNNRLKRLLDLGAPEIIVNNEKRMLQEAVDALFDNGRRGRPVTGPGNRPLKSLSDMLKGKQGRFRQNLLGKRVDYSARSVIVVGPQLKLHQCGLPKAMALELFKPFVMKRLVDLNHAQNIKSAKRMVERGRTVVYDVLEEVIAEHPVLLNRAPTLHRLGIQAFEPQLVEGKAIQIHPLVCTAFNADFDGDQMAVHLPLSAEAQAEARILMLSSNNILKPADGRPVTMPTQDMVLGLFFLTTDEEERKVIGEGRSFGSVAEAIMAFDARELSLQAKVDIRFPIGTVPPRGWTPPVAEEGEPEWQQGDTFRLRTTLGRALFNELLPEDYPFVDYSVGKKQLSEIVNDLAERYPKVIVAATLDNLKAAGFHWATRSGVTVAVTDIVVPEAKKAIVKGYEAQDEKVQKQYERGLITKDERTQELIAIWTKATNEVAEAMNANFPKTNPIFMMVDSGARGNMMQMRQIAGMRGLVSNAKNETIPRPIKASFREGLSVLEYFISTHGARKGLADTALRTADSGYLTRRLVDVSQDVIIREEDCGTERGLKLAIATKGADGVLRKTDDVETSVYARMLAEDVVVDGKVIAPANVDLGDVLIEQLVAHGVETVKTRSVLTCESAVGTCAFCYGRSLATGKLVDIGEAVGIIAAQSIGEPGTQLTMRTFHTGGVAGDDITQGLPRVVELFEARTPKGVAPISEAAGRIRIEETEKTKKIVVTPDDGSDETAFPISKRARLLVSEGEHVEVGQKLTVGATNPHDVLRILGQRAVQVHLVGEVQKVYNSQGVSIHDKHIEIIIRQMLRRVTIIESGDAELLPGELVERTRFEGENRRVVTEGGHPASGRPQLMGITKASLATESWLSAASFQETTRVLTDAAINAKSDSLIGLKENVIIGKLIPAGTGLSRYRNIRVEPTEEAKAAMYSAVGYDDIDYSPFGTGSGQAVPLEDYDYGPYNQ from the coding sequence GTGCTCGACGTCAACTTCTTCGACGAGCTGCGGATCGGCCTGGCGACCGCGGACGACATCCGAACCTGGTCCCACGGCGAGGTCAAGAAGCCTGAGACCATCAACTACCGCACCCTGAAGCCCGAAAAGGACGGACTCTTCTGCGAGAAGATCTTCGGTCCGACCCGGGACTGGGAGTGCTACTGCGGCAAGTACAAGCGTGTCCGCTTCAAGGGCATCATCTGTGAGCGCTGCGGCGTCGAGGTCACTCGCGCCAAGGTGCGTCGTGAGCGGATGGGCCACATCGAGCTTGCCGCTCCCGTGACCCACATCTGGTACTTCAAGGGCGTTCCGTCGCGGCTGGGCTACCTGCTCGACCTCGCCCCGAAGGACCTCGAGAAGGTCATCTACTTCGCCGCCTACATGATCACGTGGGTGGACGAGGAGCGCCGCACGCGCGACCTGCCCTCGCTGGAGGCCCACGTCTCCGTCGAGCGTCAGCAGATCGAGCAGCGTCGTGACGCCGACCTCGAGGCCCGCGCCAAGAAGCTCGAGTCCGACCTGGCCGAGCTCGAGGCCGAGGGTGCCAAGGCCGACGTGCGCCGCAAGGTGCGCGAGGGCGCCGAGCGTGAGATGAAGCAGCTGCGCGACCGCGCGCAGCGCGAGATCGACCGCCTCGACGAGGTGTGGAGCCGCTTCAAGAACCTCAAGGTCCAGGACCTCGAGGGCGACGAGCTGCTCTACCGCGAGCTGCGCGACCGCTTCGGCACCTACTTCATGGGTGCGATGGGCGCCGCCGCGCTGCAGAAGCGCCTGGAGTCCTTCGACCTCGACGAGGAGGCCGAGCGCCTCCGCGAGATCATCCGGACCGGCAAGGGCCAGAAGAAGACCCGTGCGCTCAAGCGCCTCAAGGTCGTCTCCGCCTTCCTGCAGACCCGCAACAGCCCCAGCGGCATGGTGCTCGACTGCATCCCCGTGATCCCGCCGGACCTGCGTCCGATGGTGCAGCTGGACGGTGGCCGCTTCGCGACCTCCGACCTGAACGACCTGTACCGCCGTGTGATCAACCGCAACAACCGCCTCAAGCGTCTCCTTGACCTCGGTGCCCCCGAGATCATCGTGAACAACGAGAAGCGGATGCTGCAGGAGGCCGTCGACGCGCTGTTCGACAACGGCCGCCGTGGCCGTCCGGTCACCGGTCCGGGTAACCGCCCGCTGAAGTCCCTGAGCGACATGCTCAAGGGCAAGCAGGGTCGTTTCCGTCAGAACCTGCTCGGTAAGCGTGTGGACTACTCCGCGCGTTCCGTCATCGTCGTCGGTCCGCAGCTGAAGCTGCACCAGTGTGGTCTGCCCAAGGCCATGGCGCTGGAGCTCTTCAAGCCGTTCGTGATGAAGCGCCTGGTCGACCTGAACCACGCGCAGAACATCAAGTCGGCGAAGCGCATGGTCGAGCGCGGCCGCACGGTCGTGTACGACGTGCTCGAAGAGGTCATCGCCGAGCACCCGGTGCTGCTGAACCGTGCGCCCACGCTGCACCGTCTCGGCATCCAGGCCTTCGAGCCGCAGCTGGTCGAGGGCAAGGCCATCCAGATCCACCCGCTCGTCTGCACCGCGTTCAACGCGGACTTCGACGGTGACCAGATGGCCGTGCACCTGCCGCTCTCCGCGGAGGCGCAGGCCGAGGCCCGCATCCTGATGCTGTCCTCGAACAACATCCTCAAGCCGGCCGACGGCCGTCCGGTCACCATGCCGACCCAGGACATGGTGCTGGGCCTGTTCTTCCTCACCACCGACGAGGAAGAGCGCAAGGTCATCGGCGAGGGCCGGTCCTTCGGCTCGGTCGCCGAGGCGATCATGGCGTTCGACGCCCGGGAGCTCTCGCTCCAGGCGAAGGTCGACATCCGCTTCCCGATCGGCACCGTCCCGCCGCGTGGCTGGACCCCGCCGGTCGCCGAGGAGGGTGAGCCGGAGTGGCAGCAGGGGGACACCTTCCGCCTGCGCACCACCCTGGGCCGCGCGCTCTTCAACGAGCTGCTGCCCGAGGACTACCCGTTCGTCGACTACTCGGTGGGCAAGAAGCAGCTCTCCGAGATCGTCAACGACCTGGCCGAGCGCTACCCCAAGGTCATCGTGGCGGCGACGCTCGACAACCTGAAGGCTGCGGGCTTCCACTGGGCGACCCGTTCCGGCGTCACCGTCGCCGTCACGGACATCGTCGTCCCGGAGGCCAAGAAGGCCATCGTCAAGGGCTACGAGGCCCAGGACGAGAAGGTCCAGAAGCAGTACGAGCGCGGTCTGATCACCAAGGACGAGCGCACGCAGGAGCTCATCGCGATCTGGACCAAGGCGACCAACGAGGTTGCCGAGGCGATGAACGCGAACTTCCCCAAGACGAACCCCATCTTCATGATGGTTGACTCGGGTGCCCGAGGAAACATGATGCAGATGCGACAGATCGCCGGTATGCGTGGTCTGGTGTCGAACGCGAAGAACGAGACCATCCCGCGACCCATTAAGGCGTCGTTCCGTGAGGGTCTCTCCGTGCTGGAGTACTTCATCTCCACCCACGGTGCCCGTAAGGGTCTCGCGGACACCGCGCTCCGTACCGCCGACTCGGGTTACCTGACCCGTCGTCTGGTGGACGTCTCGCAGGACGTGATCATCCGCGAGGAGGACTGCGGCACCGAGCGCGGCCTCAAGCTGGCGATCGCGACCAAGGGCGCCGACGGTGTCCTGCGCAAGACGGACGACGTCGAGACCAGCGTGTACGCCCGTATGCTCGCCGAGGACGTCGTCGTCGACGGCAAGGTCATCGCGCCTGCCAACGTCGACCTCGGTGACGTGCTCATCGAGCAGCTCGTCGCGCACGGTGTGGAGACGGTCAAGACCCGCTCGGTCCTGACCTGTGAGTCCGCGGTCGGCACCTGTGCCTTCTGCTACGGCCGCTCCCTGGCGACCGGCAAGCTCGTCGACATCGGTGAGGCCGTCGGTATCATCGCGGCCCAGTCGATCGGTGAGCCCGGTACCCAGCTGACGATGCGTACCTTCCACACCGGTGGTGTGGCCGGTGACGACATCACCCAGGGTCTGCCCCGTGTCGTCGAGCTCTTCGAAGCCCGTACGCCCAAGGGTGTCGCCCCGATCTCGGAGGCGGCCGGCCGCATCCGTATCGAGGAGACCGAGAAGACCAAGAAGATCGTCGTCACTCCGGACGACGGCAGCGACGAGACGGCGTTCCCGATCTCGAAGCGTGCCCGTCTGCTGGTCAGCGAGGGTGAGCACGTCGAGGTGGGCCAGAAGCTCACCGTGGGTGCCACCAACCCGCACGACGTGCTGCGCATCCTCGGCCAGCGCGCGGTCCAGGTCCACCTGGTCGGCGAAGTCCAGAAGGTCTACAACTCGCAGGGCGTGTCGATCCACGACAAGCACATCGAGATCATCATCCGGCAGATGCTGCGCCGTGTGACGATCATCGAGTCCGGCGACGCGGAGCTGCTGCCGGGCGAGCTCGTGGAGCGCACGCGCTTCGAGGGCGAGAACCGTCGTGTGGTCACCGAGGGCGGTCACCCCGCCTCCGGCCGTCCGCAGCTGATGGGTATCACCAAGGCCTCGCTCGCGACCGAGTCCTGGCTGTCGGCGGCGTCCTTCCAGGAGACGACCCGGGTGCTGACCGACGCGGCGATCAACGCCAAGTCGGACTCCCTGATCGGCCTCAAGGAGAACGTCATCATCGGTAAGCTCATCCCGGCCGGTACGGGTCTCTCCCGCTACCGCAACATCCGGGTGGAGCCGACCGAGGAAGCCAAGGCCGCGATGTACTCGGCCGTCGGCTACGACGACATCGACTACTCGCCCTTCGGGACGGGTTCGGGTCAGGCCGTGCCGCTGGAGGACTACGACTACGGTCCGTACAACCAGTAA
- the rplJ gene encoding 50S ribosomal protein L10 — protein MARPDKSAAVAELTDQFRSSNAAVLTEYRGLTVAQLKELRRSLGENAQYAVVKNTLTKIAANEAGITTLDDHFTGPTAVAFITGDPVESAKGLRDFAKENPNLIIKGGVLDGKALSADEIKKLADLESREVLLAKLAGAMKGKQSQAAALFQALPSKFVRTAEALRAKVEQGGAGTPAPVEAEAAE, from the coding sequence ATGGCGAGGCCCGACAAGTCTGCCGCGGTTGCCGAGCTGACGGACCAGTTCCGCAGCTCGAACGCCGCCGTGCTGACCGAGTACCGCGGTCTCACCGTGGCACAGCTCAAGGAGCTGCGCCGTTCGCTCGGTGAGAACGCCCAGTACGCCGTGGTGAAGAACACGCTGACCAAGATTGCGGCCAACGAGGCCGGGATCACCACGCTCGACGACCACTTCACTGGTCCGACGGCGGTTGCCTTCATCACCGGTGACCCGGTGGAGTCGGCGAAGGGTCTTCGTGACTTCGCCAAGGAGAACCCGAACCTGATCATCAAGGGCGGTGTCCTTGACGGTAAGGCGCTGTCCGCCGATGAGATCAAGAAGCTTGCGGACCTCGAGTCCCGCGAGGTTCTGCTCGCCAAGCTGGCGGGTGCCATGAAGGGCAAGCAGTCCCAGGCTGCCGCGCTCTTCCAGGCCCTGCCGTCGAAGTTCGTCCGCACTGCGGAGGCGCTTCGCGCGAAGGTCGAGCAGGGCGGTGCCGGTACGCCGGCTCCCGTCGAGGCCGAGGCTGCCGAGTAA